The Breoghania sp. genome has a segment encoding these proteins:
- a CDS encoding phosphatase PAP2 family protein yields the protein MSLNAKEGSDAQSENKATAKTPRERFDAARARVGANVCALRQNLARRNERAGRAVGPQPVGHRPQDLAAILLLTVGIAVIAFDTPSYPWIHSLPRAYADFFRAITDIGKSHWILWTSGLFIMATMAMDWRRLAFRVRLSMTLIWTYCAFIFFTVAASGVIALILKWSLGRPRPKLFEQVGPLGFDFLAFNISYTSFPSGHSTTVAALATSLCLIFPSWLWLIAVCGFWLVFSRIMVGAHYPSDVIAGTLLGVAITLWTARYMAVRRLGFAIVPGKGMRPIASGRTLRLAISTLGRAVWASLKGRRQKVTGSPAQDTENMTNDR from the coding sequence GTGAGCCTGAACGCAAAGGAGGGCTCCGACGCCCAGTCGGAGAACAAAGCAACCGCGAAAACGCCGCGCGAACGCTTTGACGCGGCGCGCGCGCGTGTGGGTGCAAATGTCTGCGCGTTGCGCCAGAACCTGGCACGCCGGAACGAACGCGCCGGGCGTGCGGTTGGCCCCCAGCCGGTCGGGCATCGCCCGCAGGACCTTGCCGCAATCCTTCTTCTGACTGTCGGCATCGCGGTGATTGCGTTCGACACGCCGTCCTACCCCTGGATCCATTCACTGCCGCGGGCCTATGCGGATTTTTTCCGTGCGATCACTGATATTGGCAAGTCCCACTGGATCTTGTGGACCTCGGGCCTTTTCATCATGGCCACCATGGCGATGGATTGGCGAAGACTCGCCTTCCGCGTGCGCTTGTCGATGACACTGATCTGGACCTATTGCGCGTTCATCTTCTTCACGGTTGCCGCCAGTGGCGTGATCGCGTTGATCCTGAAATGGTCGCTTGGCCGTCCTCGTCCGAAGCTGTTTGAGCAGGTCGGTCCGCTCGGTTTCGACTTTCTGGCCTTCAATATCAGCTACACCAGTTTTCCTTCCGGCCATTCAACGACCGTGGCCGCGCTTGCCACCTCCTTGTGCCTCATCTTTCCATCTTGGCTGTGGTTGATTGCGGTTTGCGGCTTCTGGCTGGTCTTCTCGCGCATCATGGTCGGTGCGCATTACCCCAGCGACGTCATCGCCGGAACGCTTCTGGGTGTGGCAATAACGCTTTGGACCGCGCGTTACATGGCGGTCCGCCGCCTTGGTTTCGCCATCGTGCCGGGAAAAGGAATGCGCCCGATCGCCAGCGGTCGCACCCTTCGTCTGGCCATATCAACGCTTGGCCGTGCCGTTTGGGCCTCCTTGAAGGGTCGCCGTCAAAAAGTGACTGGCAGCCCGGCGCAAGACACAGAGAACATGACAAATGACCGCTAA
- a CDS encoding glycosyltransferase family 39 protein: protein MSEPIVSETVIAEPINSPDADSKSDDGAAEVASVVSPHETSKTDAETPADRPEATAAADDSGPQASEPEAHGEAPEAPQTTFEADDEPRGEEPEGEESESDEERAANDDAASALPPLPNTTQPRWLRVCGHSGLAQILLLLLALAVFVPGFWTVPPLDRDEPRFAQASKQMLESNDFVDIRFQVEPRYKKPIGIYWLQAAAAKATGYDADAPIWVYRLPSIIGAVLSVLLTFWVARAFTGPPQALLAGIFVALAIVVGVEARLAKTDAMLLAMILVSQGALARMWLNERARQPLALVLAFWIAMGLGVLIKGPVAPMISGLTVLALSLMTWRWRWIGSLRLLWGLGILIVLVAPWFISIGIATKGAFFQEALGKDLFAKLGQGQESHGAPPLTHLAAMFGTFWPMPAFLIAGLAAILRYRKSALVKFCAAWVIPNWIVFEVVATKLPHYTMPLLPGLAILTAFGLAATSETLPRRWLRWVSVVLFAVVPLGLAGASLVGPVLLHDIPSPPGAMLIVFSAIAAIYGARCMLTRPMVEAIPRVILTTLLLYGGAWGFAMEALKPIWISPRLAQAASQAVECADPQIYSVGFNEPSFIFLTRTDTILGRADGAASWLAEGGCRVATVESRYESDFLDRAREEGVALTLSSRVEGVNINGGDELNIAVYKRTDM, encoded by the coding sequence ATGTCAGAACCGATCGTCAGCGAGACGGTGATCGCAGAGCCGATAAATAGCCCGGATGCGGATAGCAAATCTGACGACGGTGCGGCGGAAGTCGCCAGCGTTGTGAGCCCGCACGAGACGTCGAAGACGGACGCCGAAACACCGGCGGACAGGCCCGAGGCGACAGCTGCCGCTGACGATAGCGGTCCGCAGGCGAGCGAGCCGGAAGCGCATGGCGAGGCGCCGGAGGCCCCGCAGACCACGTTTGAGGCTGACGACGAGCCCCGAGGCGAGGAACCTGAGGGCGAGGAATCTGAGAGCGACGAGGAACGCGCGGCCAACGATGATGCGGCCTCTGCGCTTCCGCCGTTGCCCAACACCACGCAGCCTCGCTGGTTGCGTGTCTGCGGTCATTCCGGCCTTGCCCAGATTCTGCTTCTCCTTCTTGCTCTTGCCGTGTTCGTGCCTGGTTTCTGGACGGTACCGCCGCTCGATCGTGATGAACCGCGCTTTGCCCAGGCCTCCAAGCAGATGCTGGAGAGCAACGACTTCGTCGATATCCGGTTTCAGGTTGAGCCGCGCTACAAGAAGCCGATCGGGATCTATTGGCTTCAGGCCGCTGCCGCCAAGGCCACCGGCTACGACGCCGACGCGCCGATCTGGGTCTACCGGTTGCCCTCCATTATCGGTGCAGTTCTCTCGGTTCTGCTGACATTCTGGGTCGCACGGGCTTTCACCGGGCCGCCACAGGCGTTGCTTGCTGGAATTTTCGTGGCTCTGGCGATCGTGGTTGGCGTCGAGGCGCGTCTTGCGAAGACCGACGCCATGTTGCTGGCGATGATCCTGGTTTCCCAAGGTGCGCTGGCGCGCATGTGGCTGAACGAGCGCGCAAGACAACCGCTCGCATTGGTCCTCGCATTCTGGATCGCAATGGGCCTCGGGGTGCTGATCAAGGGGCCGGTTGCGCCCATGATCAGCGGCCTGACCGTGCTCGCGCTGTCGCTCATGACCTGGCGTTGGCGCTGGATCGGCTCTCTGCGCCTGTTATGGGGCCTCGGGATCCTGATTGTTCTCGTCGCGCCGTGGTTCATCTCCATCGGGATCGCGACCAAGGGTGCGTTCTTCCAGGAGGCGCTCGGCAAGGATCTCTTCGCCAAGCTGGGGCAGGGGCAGGAGAGCCATGGTGCGCCGCCGCTGACCCATCTGGCGGCGATGTTCGGAACGTTCTGGCCGATGCCCGCCTTCCTGATCGCGGGCCTGGCAGCGATCCTTCGCTACCGCAAATCCGCTCTGGTAAAGTTCTGCGCGGCCTGGGTGATCCCGAACTGGATCGTCTTTGAGGTGGTGGCGACCAAGCTGCCCCACTACACCATGCCGCTATTGCCCGGGCTGGCCATTCTCACCGCGTTCGGTCTCGCGGCGACGTCTGAAACCCTGCCGCGCCGCTGGCTGCGCTGGGTGTCGGTCGTTCTCTTCGCTGTCGTGCCGCTGGGTCTCGCAGGCGCGTCCCTTGTCGGGCCGGTCTTGTTGCATGACATTCCGTCGCCGCCGGGCGCCATGCTGATCGTCTTCTCCGCCATTGCCGCCATCTATGGCGCACGTTGCATGTTGACGCGGCCAATGGTGGAGGCGATCCCGCGTGTGATCCTCACCACGCTGCTTCTTTATGGCGGTGCGTGGGGCTTCGCCATGGAGGCATTGAAACCGATCTGGATCAGCCCGCGTCTGGCCCAGGCCGCAAGTCAGGCCGTCGAATGCGCCGATCCGCAGATCTACAGCGTCGGCTTCAATGAGCCGAGCTTCATCTTCCTGACCCGCACGGACACCATACTTGGCCGCGCAGATGGAGCCGCATCGTGGTTGGCGGAAGGCGGATGCCGCGTCGCGACGGTGGAAAGCCGTTATGAAAGCGATTTCCTCGACCGGGCGAGAGAAGAAGGGGTGGCGCTGACCCTGTCGTCTCGGGTAGAGGGTGTGAACATCAATGGCGGCGACGAGCTGAATATCGCAGTCTACAAACGGACGGACATGTGA
- a CDS encoding phosphodiesterase, whose translation MTLIAQITDLHLKPRGLACYRVSETNKLAERAVEALNAMDPRPDAVVVTGDIADQGDPREYVVAREILAGLQMPLFLLSGNHDDSELLKAAFPDAPGFDQGPKDRTRYVAQIGDLRLIALDSSVPGAGHGTLGEDQCAWLDEALAAAPDVPTIIALHHPPIRMGIHHMDAINLHDGDRFAEIMERHQQVERIICGHDHRGIVGTCGGKVVAIAPSVGHQVVLALKEGAPAQFNFEPAAYYLHHWTPESGLITHTAYVEKADGPYPFWAGEGVSWPGY comes from the coding sequence ATGACCCTCATCGCCCAGATCACCGACCTTCACCTGAAACCGCGCGGGCTCGCCTGTTACCGTGTCAGCGAAACCAACAAACTCGCCGAGCGGGCGGTTGAAGCCCTCAATGCGATGGACCCGCGCCCCGACGCGGTGGTCGTAACCGGCGACATCGCAGACCAGGGAGATCCGCGCGAATATGTTGTCGCAAGGGAAATCCTCGCCGGCCTTCAGATGCCGCTTTTTCTGCTCTCTGGAAATCACGACGATTCTGAGTTGCTGAAGGCTGCGTTTCCGGATGCCCCCGGCTTTGATCAGGGGCCTAAGGATCGGACCCGCTATGTGGCACAGATCGGAGACCTGCGTCTCATTGCGCTCGATTCCTCCGTTCCAGGCGCGGGCCATGGCACTCTCGGCGAAGACCAATGCGCATGGCTGGATGAGGCATTGGCCGCAGCGCCGGACGTGCCGACAATTATCGCGCTTCACCATCCCCCCATCCGGATGGGCATCCATCACATGGATGCGATCAATCTGCATGACGGGGACCGATTTGCTGAAATCATGGAGCGTCACCAGCAGGTGGAGCGGATTATCTGCGGTCACGATCACCGGGGTATCGTCGGGACATGTGGGGGCAAGGTTGTGGCTATTGCGCCGAGCGTGGGCCATCAGGTGGTACTGGCTCTGAAAGAAGGCGCACCCGCCCAGTTCAACTTCGAACCGGCCGCCTACTACCTTCACCACTGGACACCTGAAAGCGGGCTCATCACGCACACCGCCTATGTGGAAAAGGCGGATGGCCCCTACCCGTTCTGGGCGGGCGAAGGTGTCAGCTGGCCCGGATACTGA
- a CDS encoding DUF2336 domain-containing protein has product MLRQLTVQHGKNAGKFGEERQQGTIKMRVLNLVELARDRTAKGRSALVKAISEVFFQDNHIPGDVEKRLFGDVVSKILDQVADEIRADIADQIARSEHVDRDLVLKLANDDEVVATPILQMSPLLRDSDLAEIARARGEAHRLAIAGRPAIGEAVTDILTEIGGEEVLRQVASNRGARFSMVGLGHLLHRGGNDPEVQLSLAKRSGDEAAFANNLRTSLTDELRSRLGAFASLVDNGKFEEATRRASAMIEQGMKESAHRQLERSALYDSIRDGRRTLDSVLSELAMEERLDDSIWVMANLLRLEETTLRRSILHCDISSIVVLCRATTMGMQGFFSLSRLVCRHTGRDEGDVNQLADAFSRTRQEDARRTVLMIREAQRNQMTEERQATRGKTGKKVEAA; this is encoded by the coding sequence TTGTTGCGGCAACTCACTGTGCAGCATGGTAAAAATGCAGGAAAATTCGGGGAAGAACGTCAACAAGGGACAATAAAGATGCGGGTTCTGAACCTGGTAGAGTTGGCGCGAGATCGCACCGCAAAGGGGCGAAGCGCCCTCGTGAAGGCGATTTCGGAGGTTTTCTTCCAGGATAACCATATTCCAGGTGACGTTGAAAAACGTCTGTTTGGAGATGTGGTTTCGAAAATTCTCGATCAGGTGGCCGACGAGATACGTGCCGATATCGCCGATCAGATCGCGCGCTCGGAGCATGTGGATCGGGATCTGGTTCTGAAACTCGCCAACGACGACGAAGTCGTTGCAACGCCTATTCTCCAAATGTCTCCTCTGCTGCGGGATTCGGATCTTGCAGAAATCGCACGTGCCCGCGGCGAGGCTCATCGCTTGGCCATTGCCGGTCGACCGGCAATCGGAGAAGCCGTCACCGATATTCTGACCGAAATCGGCGGAGAGGAAGTCCTTCGTCAGGTCGCGTCGAATCGGGGGGCCCGGTTCTCCATGGTAGGGCTCGGTCACCTTCTTCATCGCGGCGGCAACGATCCGGAAGTGCAGCTCAGTCTGGCCAAACGAAGTGGCGACGAAGCTGCCTTCGCCAACAATCTGCGTACCTCCTTGACGGACGAGTTGCGTTCGCGCCTCGGGGCTTTTGCATCGCTGGTCGACAATGGGAAGTTTGAGGAGGCAACGCGGCGCGCATCCGCCATGATCGAGCAGGGCATGAAGGAAAGCGCGCACCGCCAGCTTGAACGCAGTGCACTCTATGATTCCATACGTGACGGGCGGCGCACGCTGGATTCCGTGCTGAGCGAACTCGCCATGGAAGAACGCCTCGATGACTCGATCTGGGTCATGGCGAACCTCTTGCGCCTTGAGGAAACGACGCTCAGGCGTTCGATCTTGCACTGCGATATCTCATCCATCGTGGTGCTGTGCCGTGCCACAACGATGGGCATGCAGGGGTTCTTTTCCCTCTCCCGCCTGGTTTGCCGCCATACGGGGCGCGACGAGGGCGACGTGAACCAGCTTGCCGACGCTTTTTCCCGGACCCGTCAGGAGGATGCCCGGCGCACCGTCCTTATGATCCGCGAGGCCCAGCGCAACCAGATGACCGAAGAGCGACAGGCTACGCGGGGCAAGACCGGAAAAAAGGTTGAAGCCGCATAG
- a CDS encoding endonuclease/exonuclease/phosphatase family protein, with protein sequence MSNSLISWRDPRAPEFVAREMEALRAALDMTIPPRREAPRNLLIGTWNLKAFASLTEEWLAGPDDSPKRDWRALWAITEVISRFDVVAIQEIKGDLLALRSLIKTLGLDWNFLITDITRGDKGNSERMGFLFNTQRVQLSGLAGELVIPDDWDSVLPSGALQRQFARTPYAVSFRAGGETFILVTLHVDYGGDSRGRIPELKGIAEWIADWANKTTTYGQNLIALGDFNIDRHGDDLWRAFVSTGLTVPADLHKTKRSIFASDDAPLLDKYYDQIAWFESGGRRKLNMEYVTGGGFDFVPYIYTETPITRSQLQHRISDHYPLWVEFNCKS encoded by the coding sequence ATGTCCAATTCCCTTATTTCCTGGCGCGACCCTCGCGCCCCTGAGTTCGTTGCCCGTGAAATGGAGGCGCTGCGCGCGGCCCTCGACATGACAATTCCACCGAGACGTGAGGCTCCTCGAAATCTCCTCATCGGCACCTGGAACCTCAAGGCTTTCGCATCGCTTACGGAAGAATGGCTGGCGGGGCCAGATGACAGTCCCAAGCGTGACTGGCGCGCATTGTGGGCCATAACGGAGGTCATCTCCCGTTTCGATGTCGTCGCCATTCAGGAAATCAAGGGCGACCTGCTGGCCCTGCGGTCGCTGATCAAGACCCTCGGCCTCGATTGGAATTTCCTCATTACGGACATCACCCGCGGCGACAAGGGCAACTCAGAGCGGATGGGTTTCCTCTTCAACACACAACGGGTTCAGCTTTCAGGCCTTGCGGGCGAGCTTGTCATTCCGGACGACTGGGACAGCGTCTTGCCATCAGGCGCCCTGCAACGCCAATTCGCCAGAACGCCCTATGCGGTCAGCTTTCGCGCCGGCGGCGAGACGTTCATCCTCGTGACCCTTCATGTCGATTATGGCGGCGACTCCCGCGGGCGCATACCCGAACTGAAGGGTATTGCGGAATGGATTGCGGACTGGGCCAACAAGACGACGACCTACGGCCAGAACCTGATCGCGTTGGGCGACTTCAACATCGACCGGCACGGCGATGATCTGTGGCGCGCCTTTGTCAGCACCGGCCTGACGGTCCCAGCCGATCTGCACAAGACCAAACGTTCGATATTCGCCAGCGACGACGCCCCTCTCCTCGACAAATATTACGATCAGATCGCATGGTTCGAGAGCGGTGGCAGACGCAAGCTCAACATGGAATATGTGACCGGCGGCGGCTTTGATTTCGTGCCATATATCTATACTGAAACGCCCATTACCCGTAGCCAGCTTCAACACCGGATCTCTGATCACTATCCGCTATGGGTCGAATTCAACTGCAAGAGCTGA
- a CDS encoding LuxR family transcriptional regulator: MHIDNSFAEIIDEFEQIQSMQDGQAMLRRISDLYGLRHAAYFAARLPDLTRREPYIATTYSADWVNHYKDREFVKVDPVLPAGLQRMLPTDWGSFDRKHTNTKTFFGEAQDFGIGDKGMTFPIRGAGGELAMFSITSDASDAEWKSIKTNYMRDFQTIAHFVHEMVLRTERVSVENAHLSPRESECLKWAAEGKTHQDVATILNISERTVRCYLDTARHKLNAINVTHAVARAIASNLINIPG, translated from the coding sequence ATGCATATCGATAATTCCTTTGCCGAAATCATCGATGAGTTTGAGCAGATTCAATCGATGCAAGACGGGCAAGCGATGCTGCGACGTATTTCTGACCTCTATGGGTTGAGGCATGCAGCCTATTTCGCTGCGCGACTGCCGGATTTGACCCGGCGTGAACCCTACATTGCAACGACATATTCCGCGGATTGGGTGAACCACTACAAAGATCGTGAGTTCGTCAAGGTCGACCCGGTATTGCCGGCAGGCTTGCAAAGGATGTTGCCCACCGATTGGGGGAGCTTTGATCGCAAGCACACCAACACGAAAACGTTCTTTGGCGAAGCGCAGGACTTTGGGATTGGCGACAAAGGCATGACCTTCCCAATCCGGGGCGCTGGCGGTGAACTCGCCATGTTCTCGATCACCTCTGACGCGTCAGATGCGGAATGGAAGTCGATCAAGACGAACTACATGCGGGACTTCCAGACCATCGCTCATTTCGTCCATGAGATGGTGCTCAGGACCGAACGCGTGTCGGTCGAGAATGCCCATCTTTCGCCTCGCGAATCCGAATGTCTCAAGTGGGCTGCGGAGGGAAAAACCCACCAGGATGTGGCAACTATCCTCAATATTTCTGAGCGAACAGTGCGCTGCTATCTCGATACTGCCAGGCATAAATTGAACGCAATCAATGTTACCCACGCCGTCGCACGAGCAATCGCCTCCAACCTCATAAACATTCCAGGATAG
- a CDS encoding acyl-homoserine-lactone synthase produces MIRLIQGIDRASHSFEIDRMHSIRYQVFHERLGWDVKVDDGWEIDEFDDCNPLYVVSIDPETEDVRGSVRLLPTTGPNMLRDVFPALLEPGMEVASGLIWESSRFSVDPQLACAAERSNCQINQITAELLLGMAEVGQLIGLTHIVSVYDAMMARIVRRAGCKAETIGRPQHVGKVMAYAGLFATDDEMINDLRQAGGFAGSVLEKPAPTDPLAAFV; encoded by the coding sequence ATGATCAGGCTTATTCAGGGTATCGACCGCGCTTCGCACTCCTTCGAAATCGACCGCATGCACTCAATTCGCTATCAGGTTTTCCATGAACGTCTCGGTTGGGACGTCAAGGTCGACGACGGATGGGAAATCGACGAATTCGACGATTGCAATCCGCTCTATGTCGTTTCCATCGACCCAGAGACGGAAGATGTTCGCGGTTCGGTTCGCTTGTTGCCGACCACCGGTCCGAACATGCTTCGTGACGTTTTTCCGGCCCTTCTGGAGCCCGGAATGGAGGTTGCGAGTGGCCTGATCTGGGAAAGCTCCAGGTTCTCGGTCGATCCACAGCTCGCCTGCGCCGCAGAACGATCCAATTGCCAGATCAACCAGATCACGGCCGAGCTTTTGCTCGGAATGGCTGAAGTCGGGCAGTTGATCGGACTCACTCACATCGTCAGCGTCTATGACGCCATGATGGCCCGCATTGTCCGTCGTGCGGGCTGCAAGGCGGAGACCATCGGTCGGCCCCAGCACGTCGGCAAGGTGATGGCCTATGCAGGGCTTTTTGCGACGGATGATGAGATGATCAACGACCTTCGGCAGGCTGGCGGGTTTGCAGGCTCTGTGCTTGAGAAGCCTGCTCCGACTGATCCCCTGGCGGCCTTCGTATAG
- a CDS encoding DEAD/DEAH box helicase → MSHRVLETPELMPRVGEDYSITDAQYAALDAGLADGESLLVSAPTSTGKTLIGWWAAVTGLEQGKKFVYLVSHRALASQKFDEIQRLFQGPWLGDDSHMLVCATGDGVTDGSGRASSAPLTATILVATYEKYLALISAGGPPQDLSDVVFVCDEIQLIGDGSRGKHVELLLSVLKRTGWYQFIGLSAVMDDVGAQQFAHWLNLSLVKVDTREKSLTIEGRWSNGRMVARSTPDGIEPLHQLPTVKEMELNGMVQELIALDKKPVIVFCMKVDDCYDLAEKWAAIQAVSQSVEAPAGLDLDAGLLQLINKRCAFHNAELSEAERSFVEDLMKAETVDVVFATSTLAAGVNFPLGSAVFSKWKRWDFDKRTHVPIRRDEFQNMAGRVGRMGQGADEGIVLATAGGASDLALLQQLMDFSKRETLGVGITPDDFGALVIQLFAGGLCTTRDGAFTLMAATLSASREGEKGVGNVEHWRRHLDLQIDRLIETHCLIETKSRVVVTEFGKAVARSGLKPETVEHFLQYLTEHGEQAAQLLPTPELEGQDDDLLFIFAHGSLLSPEFSLTGGPRTRNISWRFSRYGAVENPQADTLVKLLFEYPWVADPGAANGARALSEWAAGADRETLEQLVPDVRLGLIESMARDVSWLLAAVSEVIGSSSSPTLADAARHPLLRATNPTLPNIRKFSRVLRRYAMRIGYGLPSGCHWLKELELQGPAKRLTRMQILSIHRQGISRPHLLMDGSNGLDARRQAALPKVGRVSYANQVRDAARNWKVDQRRHFRERHEKKAIRHSVEKIVADLYDMRGKNLETAIIVAFQDIGVNCTVLDDGTKPAWPDLKIEFSGSGMASDIVAEVKSKERETALVPLNDAIEVIGAAAIAGLGGTPVTTICSPGVEPSVPTSISGCNHLSIVELVDLVEAYLRIKDGNLTIAQLHNWLTTPGIALPEDLPFNNF, encoded by the coding sequence TTGAGCCATCGCGTCCTTGAGACCCCCGAACTTATGCCTCGCGTTGGCGAAGATTACAGCATCACTGATGCTCAATACGCGGCACTGGATGCTGGCCTTGCTGATGGCGAAAGCCTGCTGGTCTCCGCGCCGACGTCAACTGGCAAAACTCTTATCGGATGGTGGGCCGCCGTGACCGGCCTCGAGCAAGGCAAGAAGTTTGTTTACCTAGTGTCGCACCGTGCACTTGCGTCCCAGAAGTTCGACGAGATTCAGAGACTATTCCAGGGTCCATGGCTCGGCGATGACTCGCACATGCTCGTGTGTGCGACGGGCGACGGGGTGACGGACGGGAGCGGACGAGCCAGTAGCGCGCCGCTGACGGCAACTATTCTGGTTGCCACCTACGAGAAGTACCTCGCCCTGATCTCTGCGGGTGGCCCCCCTCAAGACTTGTCCGACGTCGTATTCGTGTGCGACGAAATTCAGCTAATCGGGGACGGGAGTCGGGGGAAGCATGTCGAGCTCCTGCTCTCCGTCCTTAAGAGAACCGGGTGGTATCAGTTCATCGGCTTGTCCGCAGTGATGGACGATGTCGGCGCGCAGCAATTTGCGCATTGGCTCAACCTGTCTTTGGTGAAGGTCGACACGCGCGAGAAGTCACTCACGATCGAGGGCCGGTGGAGTAATGGCAGAATGGTTGCCAGATCCACCCCCGACGGCATCGAGCCTCTCCACCAGTTGCCGACGGTCAAGGAGATGGAACTCAATGGAATGGTCCAAGAGCTTATCGCCTTGGATAAGAAGCCTGTCATCGTGTTTTGCATGAAGGTGGATGACTGTTATGACCTAGCAGAAAAATGGGCCGCGATCCAAGCTGTGTCGCAGTCTGTCGAGGCACCCGCTGGGCTCGATCTGGACGCTGGTCTCCTGCAATTGATCAACAAGCGCTGCGCATTCCACAACGCGGAGCTGAGCGAAGCTGAACGCTCTTTCGTGGAAGACCTGATGAAAGCAGAGACCGTCGACGTGGTCTTTGCAACGTCGACGCTTGCCGCCGGGGTGAACTTCCCGCTTGGCAGCGCGGTGTTCTCGAAGTGGAAGCGCTGGGACTTCGACAAGAGAACGCACGTGCCTATCCGGCGAGACGAGTTCCAGAACATGGCGGGGCGCGTTGGCCGGATGGGGCAAGGCGCCGATGAGGGAATTGTCCTCGCAACTGCCGGTGGTGCATCTGATTTGGCTCTCCTCCAGCAGCTGATGGACTTCTCGAAGCGGGAAACACTCGGCGTTGGGATCACGCCGGATGACTTCGGCGCGCTGGTAATCCAACTCTTCGCGGGTGGACTCTGCACGACGCGCGACGGAGCGTTCACGCTGATGGCTGCGACACTCAGCGCGAGCCGTGAAGGTGAGAAGGGGGTCGGCAATGTCGAACATTGGCGGCGGCATCTTGATCTACAGATCGACCGGCTCATCGAGACGCATTGCCTGATTGAGACGAAGAGCCGAGTCGTTGTGACCGAGTTCGGCAAGGCGGTCGCAAGAAGCGGCTTGAAGCCCGAAACCGTTGAACACTTCCTGCAATACCTGACTGAGCATGGCGAGCAGGCTGCTCAGTTGCTACCCACGCCTGAACTAGAAGGTCAAGACGATGACCTGCTTTTCATCTTCGCACACGGAAGCCTGCTCTCCCCCGAATTCAGCCTGACCGGTGGGCCAAGAACGCGAAATATCAGCTGGCGCTTTAGCCGTTACGGTGCGGTAGAAAACCCGCAAGCAGATACTCTCGTGAAGCTGCTTTTCGAGTACCCATGGGTCGCCGATCCCGGCGCGGCCAACGGCGCACGGGCGCTGTCAGAGTGGGCGGCTGGGGCTGACCGTGAAACGCTGGAACAGCTTGTGCCGGACGTTCGCCTTGGGCTGATCGAGAGTATGGCGCGCGACGTGAGCTGGCTTCTGGCGGCGGTCTCGGAGGTCATTGGGTCGTCGTCCTCTCCTACACTCGCCGATGCGGCGCGGCATCCGCTGCTGAGAGCTACGAACCCCACTCTGCCGAATATCAGAAAGTTTTCTCGCGTCCTACGCAGGTACGCCATGCGCATCGGGTACGGCCTACCTTCTGGGTGCCACTGGCTGAAAGAACTTGAGCTCCAAGGTCCTGCGAAGCGCCTGACACGGATGCAAATCTTGAGCATCCACCGGCAGGGTATTTCGCGCCCCCACCTGCTGATGGATGGAAGCAATGGTCTAGACGCCCGTCGCCAAGCGGCACTACCGAAAGTCGGTCGGGTCTCATATGCGAACCAAGTCCGTGACGCCGCGAGAAACTGGAAGGTCGATCAGAGGCGGCACTTCCGTGAACGTCACGAGAAGAAGGCCATCAGGCACAGCGTCGAAAAAATCGTCGCTGACCTGTACGACATGAGGGGCAAGAATCTTGAGACGGCCATAATCGTGGCGTTCCAAGATATTGGAGTCAACTGCACTGTGCTCGACGACGGCACCAAGCCCGCTTGGCCTGACCTTAAAATCGAGTTTTCGGGGAGCGGCATGGCGAGTGACATCGTCGCCGAGGTCAAGTCCAAGGAACGGGAAACGGCATTGGTCCCTCTGAACGATGCCATCGAGGTCATCGGTGCTGCTGCAATCGCTGGATTGGGCGGAACGCCGGTGACCACGATTTGCAGTCCTGGCGTTGAACCTAGCGTCCCGACCTCAATCTCGGGTTGCAATCACCTCAGCATTGTTGAGCTGGTGGATTTGGTGGAGGCCTACCTCCGCATCAAGGATGGCAACCTGACTATCGCTCAGCTTCATAACTGGCTCACCACGCCGGGAATTGCCCTCCCTGAAGATCTGCCCTTCAACAATTTCTAA
- a CDS encoding DUF1515 family protein: MTDPLHDIQRELGRLIGLVEGIKDDQEKETRRASTSRRDLHAKVDAAKDRAEDAAHAADAAKTAADTANAKIEKDIMPVIDEVRRWKFAGMTWLAIAGVAGASVLAFVIWAWDVIRAKFGG, translated from the coding sequence ATGACCGATCCGTTGCACGATATCCAGCGCGAGTTGGGGCGGCTGATCGGGCTGGTCGAGGGGATAAAGGACGACCAGGAAAAGGAGACGCGCCGGGCCTCGACAAGCCGGCGCGACCTCCACGCCAAGGTGGATGCTGCAAAGGACAGGGCGGAGGACGCCGCCCATGCCGCCGATGCCGCAAAGACGGCGGCCGATACCGCGAATGCGAAGATCGAAAAGGACATCATGCCGGTCATCGACGAGGTGCGTCGCTGGAAATTCGCGGGCATGACCTGGCTCGCGATCGCAGGCGTTGCCGGGGCATCCGTGCTGGCCTTCGTGATCTGGGCGTGGGATGTGATCCGGGCGAAATTCGGAGGGTGA